One Lampris incognitus isolate fLamInc1 chromosome 14, fLamInc1.hap2, whole genome shotgun sequence DNA window includes the following coding sequences:
- the glmna gene encoding glomulin, FKBP associated protein a, with protein sequence MALEQLSDVVQKCQAVQDDSYTAEDYDVFTIAGRACIEEGNSAQVLSIVVDEKNKDLVRCMGWNLLPPLIQILLKKEDKNLSHCLAILQYLLEACSPKELLVGLLEQVEEVHLDTIEETFQLLLNPLQKVLLRLGSRKASSLGMVLSTLLEQVAKLPVPQTKEVSPLCRCCLLLMNFVRPFVHEAKQNLVCSKAEEESPHQIGKSGDRTLSDKEDELRTELLKFCMKSLFEPLLKVQLSEPDILPVSPLRTFATEILSTLTAIGESLPNLVFHPLSKRKEVPGFLEEEVRYPKHALASLAHLLFVHHLAMDNFPAVFSPVFVLRCNMEHVNLLLSRTEELWIQKGLELYEKSLLRTEDGSLSVYLLEIKVFISVPQNLVHVMTLCPELHLRRKGLKVLQLSIDKLDTEAKYKFFQCLFKVVNHSGVEGYIIKNIKNQIDFSLKPGNGNEWFEGVHLLPLLCQVFCLPDGPETDLLQYLDRVMESLNLLRYLLIRDKVTENQTGIWTELYKIEDKFLQPLRIGVNMSRAHYEMELKNTVENKKSKVKEESVLSVTVDNENLPNMTPESQMQALHSALHTFDMIESVLVRIEEITEGKDNP encoded by the exons ATGGCCCTCGAGCAGCTCAGTGATGTGGTCCAGAAATGT CAAGCAGTTCAAGATGACAGCTACACTGCCGAGGATTATGATGTCTTCACGATTGCTGGACGGGCCTGCATAGAAGAGGGAAATAGTGCACAGGTCCTCAGTATTGTTGTGGATGAGAAAAACAAG GACTTAGTGAGATGTATGGGTTGGAACCTACTGCCTCCCCTGATTCAGATTCTGCTGAAGAAGGAGGACAAGAATCTTTCTCACTGCTTGGCCATTCTCCAGTACCTCCTAGAG GCCTGTAGTCCAAAAGAGCTGCTGGTTGGTTTgctggagcaggtggaggaggtgCACCTTGATACCATAGAGGAGACTTTCCAGCTTCTACTGAACCCTCTACAGAAAG TGCTGCTTCGGCTGGGGAGCCGTAAGGCCTCATCGCTGGGTATGGTTCTGTCCACGCTGCTGGAGCAGGTCGCCAAACTGCCGGTGCCCCAGACCAAGGAGGTCTCCCCCTTGTGccgctgttgtctcctgctgatgAACTTTGTCAGGCCCTTTGTCCACGAGGCCAAACAGAACTTAGTGTGCAGCAAGGCTGAGGAGGAGAGCCCACACCAGATAGGGAAAAGTGGAGACAGAACATTATCGGACAAGGAAGATGAACTGAGGACGGAACTACTCAAGTT CTGTATGAAGAGTCTCTTTGAGCCTCTGTTGAAGGTCCAGCTGAGTGAGCCTGACATCCTGCCTGTGTCTCCTCTCAGGACCTTTGCCACAGAGATTTTG AGCACTCTAACTGCTATCGGGGAGTCCCTCCCAAACCTTGTGTTCCACCCACTGTCAAAGAGGAAGGAGGTACCAGGCTTCCTAGAGGAGGAGGTACGCTATCCTAAACACGCTCTAGCCAGCCTGGCTCACCTTTTGTTCGTCCATCACCTGGCCATGGACAACTTCCCTGCTGTTTTCAG tcCTGTGTTTGTTCTTCGGTGTAATATGGAACACGTCAACCTGCTATTATCAAG AACCGAGGAATTGTGGATTCAGAAAGGACTG GAGCTGTATGAGAAGAGTCTGCTGAGGACGGAGGATGGCAGTCTCTCTGTTTACTTGCTGGAAATTAAAGTCTTTATCAGTGTCCCCCAG AACTTGGTTCATGTCATGACTTTATGTCCAGAACTTCATTTG AGAAGAAAAGGACTTAAGGTGCTTCAGCTGAGCATAGATAAGTTGGACACCGAGGCCAAGTACAAATTTTTCCA GTGTCTTTTTAAAGTTGTCAATCACTCGGGTGTGGAAGGCTACATCATCAAAAACATCAAAAACCAGATTGACTTTTCTCTGAAG ccaggGAATGGTAATGAGTGGTTCGAGGGGGTCCACTTACTCCCTCTACTGTGCCAGGTGTTTTGTCTCCCAGATGGTCCTGAGACTGATCTCCTACAGTATTTAGACAG AGTCATGGAGTCTCTGAACCTCCTGCGCTACCTGCTCATTAGAGACAAAGTGACGGAGAACCAG ACAGGGATCTGGACGGAGCTGTATAAGATAGAGGACAAGTTCTTGCAGCCTCTGCGTATTGGAGTGAACATGTCCAGAGCTCACTATGAGATGGAGCTGAAGAACACCGTGGAGAACAAGAAGAGCAAGGTCAAAG AGGAGTCGGTGCTTTCTGTGACTGTTGATAATGAGAATTTGCCAAACATGACACCAgaatcacagatgcag GCTTTGCACTCAGCTCTACACACATTTGACATGATTGAGAGTGTGTTGGTGCGAATAGAGGAAATCACCGAGGGAAAGGACAATCCTTGA